In the genome of Candidatus Sulfotelmatobacter sp., the window TCGCACCTGGTCGCCGGGCTGATCGTCTCGAACGCGGCCAGCTTTCTCTCGTTGCTCTACCTCTACAAGCTGGTCGAGCACGAGTACAACCGCCAGGTGGCGCACCGCGCGACCTTCTACATCGCCATCTTCCCGACGGCGATCTTCTTCTCGGCCGTCTACAGCGAGTCGCTGTTCCTGTTCCTGACGGTGGCGACGTTCTACTACCTGCGCGAGCGGCGCTGGCTGGTCGCCGGCGTGTTCGGGTTCTTCGCCGCCATGACGCGGTCCGAGGGGGTCCTGCTCGCCGCGCCGATGCTCATCGAATGGATCGTCGCGATCCGCGAGGGCGGCCGCGAGTACCTGCGCTACTGGTGGAGCGACGTCGTGCAGCCGCTGATCGGGATAGCGCTGGTGCCGCTGGGGCTGGGCGCGTACATGTTCTACCTGTGGGTGCTCAACGGCGACCCGCTGCGCTTCTCGCACGTCCAGGCGCACTGGGACCGCCACCTGGCGCCGCCGTGGGTCGCCTTCCAGCACGCGATCCACCTCATCCGCCACTCGCACGTGCAGCAGACCGTCGCCGATCAGGTGCTCGAGCTGGCCTTCACGCTGCTGATGCTCACGGTGCTGGCGGTCGGCTTCCGCCGGCTGCGGCTCTCGTACATCGTCTACATGGCGCTCTCGGTGCTCATCCCGCTCTCGACCGCGAGCCTGATGAGCATGCCGCGCTTCGCGCTCGTCCTGTTCCCGATGTTCGCATTGTTCGGCCTGTGGGGCGCGCGCCCGGCCGTCAACAACGCCTACGTCGCCTTCTCGCTGCCGCTGCTGGGATTGTTCACCGTGCTGTTCGCCGACTGGTACTGGGTCGCGTGACGGGAGAGACGTCTTTGATCGACCGCTTCGCGCTCCACCGCCGCCGCGGCGTGCGCCAGTTCGTCAAGTTCGGCATCGTCGGCGCGTCCGGATTCGTGGTGAACCTGGTGCTGTTCACGCTGCTGCAGCGCGTGGTGCCGAACCACGCCGCGGCGGGGCCCTACTACACGATCTACTCGATCTCGTTCTTGGCCGGCGGCGTCTCGAACTGGCTCCTCAACCGCGTCTGGACGTTCCGCTCCTCGAGCCATCCGGGCAAGGAAGGCCTGCAGTTCATGACCGTCTCGGTGCTGGCGCTGCTGGTCGGCTTGGCCGTGTCCGCGGTGGTCGCGCCGTACTTGGGCCACGGCCACAAGACGTGGTTCGTCGCGACCTGCGCGGGCATCGTCGTGAACTTCTTCGTCAACAAGTACTGGACGTTCCGGTCCGCGTGAGCCCCGCGCGCCTATTTTGGGGCGCGACGCTGCTGGTCGCGCTCATCGGCCTCGTGCTGCGCCTCAAAGGCATCCACGATCCGATCTTCGATCATCCCGGCTGGCGGCAAGGCGACACCGCCGCGATCGCGCGCAACTTCGCGCAGCTGCAGTACAACCCGCTCTTCCCGCAGACCGACTACGACGGGCCGCCCCCGAACTACGTCGAGCTCGAGCTGCAGATCGTGCCGTTCCTGGCCGCCACGCTCTACAAGCTGTTCGGCGTGCACGAGATCTTCGGCCGGCTGATCTCGCTGTGCTTCGGCGTCGGCACGATCATCATTCTCGCCGCCTTCGGTCGCTGGCTGTTTCGCAGCGCGCTCGCGGGCGTTGCGGCGGCCGCGCTGTTCGCGATTCTGCCGGGGGCGTGGTACTACAGCCGGACGTTCATGCCCGACACGACGATGGTCTTCTTCCTCACCGCGGCGCTGTACGCGGGCGGACGATGGATCGTCGACGACGACGCGCGTTCGTGGCGCGGCTGGTGGCCGGCCGCGCTGCTGCTGGCGGTGGCGTTCCTCGCCAAGCCCGTCGCGGTGCTGGGGGCGATACCGCTCGCGGCCGCCGCTCTCGCGCACCTGGGCTGGCGCCGCACGCTGACGAGCGTGCAGCTGTGGGCACTGGCGGCGGTGGCGTTCGTGCCGCTGGGCATCTACGATCACATCGTCGCCTCGCACGCGGAGTGGCATTGGGCCAGCGGCATCACCAAGCTGCACGTCATCCCCTCGCTGGTCGGCGCGCTGACCTCGCCGGCGGCGTTCGCCGCGAAGGCGCTGGCGTTCGGCCACGCGCTGCGCATGCTGGCGACGACGATGCTCGGGCCGGTCGGCATCGTGCTGGCGATCCTAGGCTTCTGCGTCCCGCTGCGCTCGCGCAGCGACGCGCTGCTGTGGGGCTGGCTCGCCGGCGGGCTGCTCTATGCGTACGTCGTCGTCACCGTCGAGCGGGTCGACTACTACCTGTATCCGCTGCTGCCGCTGGGTGCGCTGACGGCGGGCCGCTTCGCGGCATTCGTGGCCGAGCGCTGGGGTGACGAGTCGCAGCGGCGCGCGACGCTGGCGGGGCTGGGCGCGATCGTATGGCTGTGCGCGCTCGTGGGCGGCTATCACCAGATCGCGCCGTACTGGCAGTGGAGCAAAGCCAACTACGGGCGTGCCAAACAGCTCGATGCGACCCTCGCGCCCGGCGCGCTGATCGTGATGGGGCACTACGACCCCTCGATCCTATACACGATCGACCGCAAGGGCTGGGAGGAAGACCCGCACCTGTGGACGCCGTTCGACGAGCAGAGCGCGATCCGCAAAGGCGCGCGCTACTTCGTCGCCGTCGAGAACGCGCGCTTGAAGGAGACGAACCTCGAGCTGTACTGCTGGCTGAGCCGCTTCCCCGTGCTCGACCCGGCGGCGGCCTGGCCGGTCTACGAGACCGATCCCGCGAAGGTGCTCCCCGGCGCGGAAGAACGCTGGCGCGCGTTCCGCCGCCGCGAAGCGGCCGGAACCTACGCTAACTGGAGGCAGGTATGGAAGTCGGCACCCGACCCGTGCCGGTAACGGTCGGCGACCTCGATCGCGAGGTCGCTACGGTGCGGGAGCATGCCGAGCGCTGGGCGCGCCTGGGGATCGCCGGGAAGATCCGTCATCTGCGGGCGATGCGCATGCGCACGATCGAGCAGGCCGCGACGTGGGCCGAGCTGGGCGCGCGCGCCAAGGGCGTCGCCGGCAGCCCGCTGGCAGGCGAGGAATGGTTCTCCGGTCCCTACGCGCTGCTGGCGATGATCGACGCGCTCGGCGCGACGCTCGGTGACCTCGCGCGCTTCGGTGCGCCGCACGTTCCGCACGCGCCGCGCGTCCGCGCCGACGGACAGGTCGTGGTCGACGTCTTCCCGGTCTCGACGGCGGACAAGCTGCTGCTCAGCGGCATACGCGCCGAGACGTGGATGGAGCCGGGCGTCCCGCAAGAGACGGTGCTCACCGAGTACGCCGCCTCGTTCTACCGGCGCGAGCGGCCCGCGGGGCGGGTGACCCTGGTGCTCGGCGCCGGCAACATCGCCAGCATTCCGCCGCTCGACGTGCTGACGGTCCTGTACGCGCACGGGAGCAGCGCGATCCTCAAGCTCAACCCGGTCAACGCGTATCTGCAGCCGGTGTTCGAGCGCATCTTCGCCTCGCTGATCGAGGAAGACGTCCTGCGCATCGTCGGCGGCGGCGCCGACGTCGGCGCGTACTTGTGCTCGCACCCGGCCGTTGACGCGATCCACTTGACCGGCGGCGAGCGCACGCACGACGCGATCGTCTTCGGCACCGGTCCGGACGGCGCGCAGCGCAAACGCGAGGGCCGGCCGCTGCTCGACAAGCCGGTCAGCAGCGAGCTGGGCAACGTCACGCCGGTCGTCGTCGTGCCGGGGCCGTGGAGCGCGCCCGACCTGGCCTTTCAAGCCGCGCACGTCGCGACGATGAAGCTGCACAACGCCGGTGCCAACTGCATCGCCGCGCAAGTACTGGTCGTGCCGGCCGAATGGTCGCAGACGCCGCGCTTCGTGACGGCCGTCGACGACGCGCTGCGCGCCGCGCCGGCGCGGCCGACCTACTATCCCGGCGTCTCGCGCACCGAGCGCGCCTTCCTCACCGGCCTCGACGCCGCCGGCGATCCGCTGTTCCGGGAGGAGCTGTTCGCGCCGGTCCTGGGTCAGACCGCACTGCCCGGCGCCGATCCGGAGACGTTCCTGCGCAACGCGGTCGCGTTCTGCAACGAGCAGGCGCGCGGTACGCTCGGCGTGAGCATCCTGATCCACCCGCGCACGATCACCGCGCTCGGTCCCGCCTTCGACGACGCGGTGGCCGCGCTGCGCTACGGCTGCGTCGCGATCAACACCTGGCCCGGCGTCGGCTTCTTGCTGCCGACCGCGACCTGGGGCGCCTATCCCGGCAACACGCTGGCCGACGTCGGGAGCGGGATCGGCGTCGTCCACAACGCGTTCCTCTTCGACCGCCCGCAGAAGACCGTCGTGCGCGCGCCGTTCGCGCCGTTCCCGCGTTCGCTGGGCGACGGCGAGCCGACGCTGCTGCCGACGCCGCCGTGGTTCGTCACCCACCGCCGTGCCGACTCGGTCGCGCGCAAGATGTTCGCCTATACCGCGAAGCCGTCGCTCCCACGCATGGCCGCCACCGCGCTCGCCGCCATGCGGGCCTAGCGCGAGGCCGCTAAGCGTTCGGTCGAATAACTATCCTAGCCAACAAGACTCACGTAGGGGGTCTAGGCGTGGCTAAGCCTCTTGCGCCGATGCGTTCGACGATCGTCGGCGAGGTCAGCGGCGATTTCTGCCTCTAACTCAGCGTGGTTGAGTTCTCGACTGTCAGGGACCGCCTCATCGAGTATCTTGACCATTTGAGGTTTGAGCGTCTCTAGAAAGGCTCGACGTTCCGCCTCGCGCTGCGCCAAAGTCTTCATGCCCATAGAATCGTTTTTTGGCGTCAAGCGGGCGCAGCGTACGAAGTACGTTGCGGATGGGTCTGATCTAGGTCTGTTCACGATGGTCTGTTAGGGTTCCATATTCGGGACCCTTATGGTACCATATTTGGGACGCTTATGCCACCGTTTCATAGGCCCTGGACTCAGTGGCCGCGCAATTAGCCCCGAAGGCCGCTGGGACCGGCCGGTTTGCCAAATGCGACCCGGAGTGGCTTCGCATGTCTCTGGGAGCCCGAGAGTTCCGGGTCCTGCTTGCCCTCTCCCTTCATGCGGACTGGCGTCCAGCCGGCTTCGGCCGTTGCTACCCTAAGCGTGACACTATTGCTCTGGCGACGAACCTCCAGGTATCGCATGTAAGCGAGGCGGTCAGCGCCCTCTCGGAGGTTGGGCTTATAACCGTTGTGAGACTCGGCCGCAAGAATGTTTATTACGTTCGGCAGATAGGCTCAAGCGAGCCCATGCCGCCATCGGATGCCGAGCCCTTTTTTACCTACCTGCGTGGTCTTGGGATTCGGTTGATCGTTGCACCCGATGGCCAGTTGCACTACGCGACGGGCAGTCATCGGTTCGAGAACTTGCCCGGCTTAGCTCGGGCTATCTTCAACGATTACGCAAGCGGCCTGATTCCTCGCAAGTTCAACGCGGCGATATCCCTACTCTCTCCCGAGCAACCCTGATGACCGAGATTGCGCGCGCCGTGATCGATACAGGCATCTGGATTGATATCTATCTTCAGAACTACATCACGCCGCCACCTAAGCAGCCGTACTGCGACATACTAGATGCCTTCTTTGATGCAGAGTTTGTCCCAGTATACAGTCAAGCATCCTTCGATGAGCTTCTGCGGATGCTGACGACGAGCCGACGCGTCGCGCGCGCACATAATCTGAATCCAGCGAGTGCCGGGGCCTTTGTTGGACTCATCTTCGCTAAGGCCGGCGAAGAGGTAGTGATCCCAGGAACGCTCGCAGTCAGTACCGATCGTGATGACAATCCAATCATCGAGACAGCCTACGTCGGTCGCGTTGACTACCTCGTCGCAGACGATGCTCATTTTCACGAACCTGCTGTGCTAGCTCTGATGAAGTCTCTTGGGACCGAAGTGCTCTACTCGAAGCAGTTTCGCCGAGAGCTTCGCCGCCGACGCGAGGCCTCAGAACGTGCAGACGCGCGGGATGTCGCCAATGCAAGTTCCGACACGGGTGAATAAGCGACGTTCCACATACACCCACCATTCACGACTCGTTTTTAATTCATGCCCGGAAAGTTCGGCCTGCCCCATCCGAGAGTTCTACGGCAACGGCAACAAGCTGGCCGGTGGTGCGAGGGTTGCGGCACCCTGTTCGGGGACACCGGATTCGACCAGCTGACGGTATTGGGCCAGGCGGGCGCGCAGGCGCGCGAGGTCCTCGGCCAGGACGTCGCTCTGGCGCAGCGCCGTGCCGAGGTCGGCGGTGTCGTACGTGTAGTCGAAGCGGCGCAGCGCGTTGATGATCTGCTGGTTCTGCGCTTCGAGCGCGACGTAGCCGCGGCGCAGGCTCGACCCGGTGTACGCGTACGAGGGGTAGTTCGAGACGACGATGTCGCGCTTGAGCTCGGCCTGCTCGATCTCGTTGCGCACGTCCTTGATGCGGTCGTCATCCGGCGAGTAGTGCGCCGCGATCGCGAGCGCGTCGATCGCATCCTCGAAGTGCGAGAGCGAATAGTACTTCTGGGCCAAGCGCAGCTGGACGTCGGTCAGCCCGGCGCGCGCATGTTCGTCGGTCGGGTCGATCTTGAGCGCCAGCTGGTACGCGATCGAGGCGTCGGGATAGTTCTTGTGCGCCATCGCCAGGTCGCCTTGGTGGTCGCGCGTGCTGACGATCCATTGCGCGACGCCGGCGCCGCAGCCGGTGGTCGTCAGCGACAGCCCGAGGCCGGCCAGGGCGAGCACGAGGACTCGAAGGATGCGCTTCTCCATCTGCTTTCCGTCAGAGCTTTCCGTGTGGCCAATAGTGAGCGACGATGGCGATGTAGTGGGCGGCCGGAA includes:
- a CDS encoding aldehyde dehydrogenase family protein, with the translated sequence MEVGTRPVPVTVGDLDREVATVREHAERWARLGIAGKIRHLRAMRMRTIEQAATWAELGARAKGVAGSPLAGEEWFSGPYALLAMIDALGATLGDLARFGAPHVPHAPRVRADGQVVVDVFPVSTADKLLLSGIRAETWMEPGVPQETVLTEYAASFYRRERPAGRVTLVLGAGNIASIPPLDVLTVLYAHGSSAILKLNPVNAYLQPVFERIFASLIEEDVLRIVGGGADVGAYLCSHPAVDAIHLTGGERTHDAIVFGTGPDGAQRKREGRPLLDKPVSSELGNVTPVVVVPGPWSAPDLAFQAAHVATMKLHNAGANCIAAQVLVVPAEWSQTPRFVTAVDDALRAAPARPTYYPGVSRTERAFLTGLDAAGDPLFREELFAPVLGQTALPGADPETFLRNAVAFCNEQARGTLGVSILIHPRTITALGPAFDDAVAALRYGCVAINTWPGVGFLLPTATWGAYPGNTLADVGSGIGVVHNAFLFDRPQKTVVRAPFAPFPRSLGDGEPTLLPTPPWFVTHRRADSVARKMFAYTAKPSLPRMAATALAAMRA
- a CDS encoding glycosyltransferase family 39 protein, whose amino-acid sequence is MSPARLFWGATLLVALIGLVLRLKGIHDPIFDHPGWRQGDTAAIARNFAQLQYNPLFPQTDYDGPPPNYVELELQIVPFLAATLYKLFGVHEIFGRLISLCFGVGTIIILAAFGRWLFRSALAGVAAAALFAILPGAWYYSRTFMPDTTMVFFLTAALYAGGRWIVDDDARSWRGWWPAALLLAVAFLAKPVAVLGAIPLAAAALAHLGWRRTLTSVQLWALAAVAFVPLGIYDHIVASHAEWHWASGITKLHVIPSLVGALTSPAAFAAKALAFGHALRMLATTMLGPVGIVLAILGFCVPLRSRSDALLWGWLAGGLLYAYVVVTVERVDYYLYPLLPLGALTAGRFAAFVAERWGDESQRRATLAGLGAIVWLCALVGGYHQIAPYWQWSKANYGRAKQLDATLAPGALIVMGHYDPSILYTIDRKGWEEDPHLWTPFDEQSAIRKGARYFVAVENARLKETNLELYCWLSRFPVLDPAAAWPVYETDPAKVLPGAEERWRAFRRREAAGTYANWRQVWKSAPDPCR
- a CDS encoding mannosyltransferase family protein; amino-acid sequence: MDVALAGKPVGSKPAALFAAVGRPAVAAVGIAGLSVGFFAWYAVALRSPHHALFLDVTLLLALVAGIVATYAAWLAYGRYFARRASVDEITALQYDAITWAPLVLLWGMLLPPLGGMGTEVWAAVALGAFALAKIVVAARCNATVRDVAITFVVTRVPLIIIAELAAVVIGQRPGVHYAASTDPLLAVWGRWDAEHYIGIAQNGYSGTEPAFFPLYPALIALGATLVGSHLVAGLIVSNAASFLSLLYLYKLVEHEYNRQVAHRATFYIAIFPTAIFFSAVYSESLFLFLTVATFYYLRERRWLVAGVFGFFAAMTRSEGVLLAAPMLIEWIVAIREGGREYLRYWWSDVVQPLIGIALVPLGLGAYMFYLWVLNGDPLRFSHVQAHWDRHLAPPWVAFQHAIHLIRHSHVQQTVADQVLELAFTLLMLTVLAVGFRRLRLSYIVYMALSVLIPLSTASLMSMPRFALVLFPMFALFGLWGARPAVNNAYVAFSLPLLGLFTVLFADWYWVA
- a CDS encoding GtrA family protein: MIDRFALHRRRGVRQFVKFGIVGASGFVVNLVLFTLLQRVVPNHAAAGPYYTIYSISFLAGGVSNWLLNRVWTFRSSSHPGKEGLQFMTVSVLALLVGLAVSAVVAPYLGHGHKTWFVATCAGIVVNFFVNKYWTFRSA
- a CDS encoding PIN domain-containing protein, translating into MTEIARAVIDTGIWIDIYLQNYITPPPKQPYCDILDAFFDAEFVPVYSQASFDELLRMLTTSRRVARAHNLNPASAGAFVGLIFAKAGEEVVIPGTLAVSTDRDDNPIIETAYVGRVDYLVADDAHFHEPAVLALMKSLGTEVLYSKQFRRELRRRREASERADARDVANASSDTGE